The genomic interval ACCGCTGCGTGGCGTCGACGTCGGACAGGGTCACGGACAGCACGCCAAGCCGGTCGCCGCGCACACTGACCGGCAGATGCAGACGTGTTCGCCCGCCGGGCCCCTTCTCCCGGTACGGCTTCTGCGAACCGAAGGCCCGGCCGGCCGGGCTGCTGTGCACCGACACCGGCTCCAGCGTGTGCGGCAGCACCGACACCGGCTGGAGCACGCGCAGGCTGTAGTCGGCCATGAACAGCTCGACGTCCTCCGCGCCGTACTCCTCGATCACTACGGCGCGGATGGCGTCGAGCAACTCGTGGGGGGCCGCTGTGCGCAGAGCGCGTTCAGCGGCCAGAAATCTCTTCATGATGGAAAAACACCTGTCCTTCACCGGACGACGTACGGGTCCCACTCACTGGGCCGCTCGGTGCGACCGTTGCGGTCCTGTGTGGTCAGCGCGCGCCTAGTACGCTGACAGGCACCCCAGTGCCTGCGAGAGTGTGATCGTGACTGCCTTCCGCCGCCGCTCAGAGCCTGATGAGGTGGCCCGCGTGACCACCACGGCCGTCGAGCTGCTGGAGGTCGTGTGGGGCCGGGCCTCGACCGCGCCCACCTCCGCGTCGCAGCTTCGGGTGCTGCACATCCTCGAGCACCACGACGGCATCAACCTGCGCACCCTCGCCGAGTGCCTGGCCTCGACCCCGCCGTCCACGAGTCGGCTGTGCGACCGGCTGGTGGCGGCCGGGTTCGTCGACCGGGCCGTGAGCGAGGAGAACAGACGTGAGGTGCGGCTGCACCTCAGTGGCCCGGGGCGCGCGTTCCTCGTCGACCTGCGCGCCCGCAGGGAGAGGGAGTTGCAGACCGTGCTGGCGGACATGCCTGCCGCCAAGCGGGTCGCGCTGCTGGAAGGGCTCGAAGCGTTCTGCGCCGCCGCGGCGGAACAGCCGCACGGCGACGCGGCGGGCTCCGGCAGCCGGACCGCCTGAGGCGCCGAGCGCACCGTCGACGTCTTCGTCACCTCTCGACACACGTGACCAGCACACGGAGTGGTCTCCGCCCACCGGAGCATTCCAGGTCCTTCCCCATACGTCCGACACGGTTACTGTGTTGCTTGCCTGGCTTTTGTTGTCAAACGGCAACAGTGCGTCTGACGCCCTTACCTGAACTCGGTTACCCCGTCGCGCCGCGTTGTTCGGGGGGTGTGCCGTATGTCTCTCGATCGAGGGAAGCCGCGCATGTGCGG from Streptomyces sp. CC0208 carries:
- a CDS encoding MarR family transcriptional regulator, which encodes MTTTAVELLEVVWGRASTAPTSASQLRVLHILEHHDGINLRTLAECLASTPPSTSRLCDRLVAAGFVDRAVSEENRREVRLHLSGPGRAFLVDLRARRERELQTVLADMPAAKRVALLEGLEAFCAAAAEQPHGDAAGSGSRTA